One genomic segment of Clostridium saccharoperbutylacetonicum N1-4(HMT) includes these proteins:
- the spoIIR gene encoding stage II sporulation protein R → MKKNLKLGKIIFIITIIFGTHILTGCTSLKGNFKDNYRSVSTESRNATDENANNKEKSEILNYDEVKDSLIRFHVIANSDSDEDQKLKLKVRDEVIDYLYPYLSNSQSLDESRQIIKRNMDKVHEIAEQVIKQNNYSYSVATQLSRENFPEKSYGNIILPQGNYEAFRVIIGSGQGKNWWCVMFPPLCFVDESKAQVEYDKTEARIKANEKQADLKSELNIDGADTNKVDDEENKENKVQVKFKILEIFNDLFN, encoded by the coding sequence TACAATAATATTTGGTACTCATATACTTACAGGATGTACAAGCTTAAAAGGTAACTTTAAGGATAATTATAGAAGTGTAAGTACAGAGAGTAGGAATGCAACTGATGAAAATGCTAATAATAAAGAAAAGAGTGAAATTCTGAATTATGATGAAGTAAAAGATTCATTAATTAGATTTCATGTTATTGCTAATAGCGATAGTGATGAAGATCAAAAACTAAAGCTAAAAGTTAGAGACGAAGTTATAGACTATTTATATCCCTATTTAAGTAATTCGCAGTCTCTGGATGAATCTAGACAGATAATTAAGAGAAATATGGACAAGGTTCATGAAATTGCAGAGCAAGTAATTAAGCAAAATAATTATTCTTATAGCGTGGCTACACAATTATCCAGAGAAAATTTTCCGGAAAAGTCTTATGGAAATATCATTTTACCTCAAGGAAATTATGAAGCTTTTAGAGTAATAATAGGAAGTGGACAGGGCAAAAATTGGTGGTGTGTTATGTTTCCACCATTATGTTTTGTAGATGAATCAAAGGCACAAGTAGAATATGATAAGACAGAAGCTAGAATTAAAGCAAATGAAAAACAAGCTGATTTAAAATCAGAATTAAACATAGATGGAGCTGACACTAATAAAGTGGATGATGAAGAAAATAAAGAAAATAAGGTACAAGTGAAATTTAAGATATTAGAAATATTTAATGATTTATTTAATTAG
- a CDS encoding DUF814 domain-containing protein, translating to MTKALAMISGGLDSILAAKLIKEQGIEVIGICFKSYFFNEENAKRMTAQIGIRLEVVDFSKEHFEMVKNPKHGWGKNINPCIDCHSMMMRYSGELLEKFGADFIITGEVLNQRPMSQNRSALDVVKKQSGFSDKILRPLCAKNLKETQMEIDGLVDREKLLDISGRNRKPQMELAEKWGIKDYPSPAGGCKLTEPGYAVRLKEILSRKEEVTEKDIHLLKYGRHFISNNTKIIVSRTAEEGQQIKAVLNKKDIMFLTTKFSGAMVIIPEGNNPTDEDLTLACRLSARYSKGKDEKLVEVRYGQFSTKFSEAKEVEPITQEELEKYNIN from the coding sequence ATGACAAAAGCATTAGCTATGATTTCAGGTGGATTAGATAGCATCTTAGCTGCAAAGTTGATCAAAGAACAGGGAATAGAAGTAATAGGTATTTGTTTTAAATCATATTTTTTTAATGAAGAAAATGCCAAAAGAATGACTGCACAAATAGGAATAAGATTAGAAGTTGTAGATTTTTCGAAAGAACATTTTGAAATGGTTAAAAACCCAAAGCATGGCTGGGGTAAAAATATAAATCCTTGTATAGATTGTCATTCAATGATGATGAGATATTCAGGTGAATTATTAGAAAAGTTTGGTGCAGATTTTATTATTACTGGTGAAGTATTAAATCAAAGACCTATGTCACAAAATAGGTCTGCACTTGATGTAGTAAAAAAGCAATCTGGATTTAGTGATAAAATCTTAAGACCTTTATGTGCAAAGAATTTAAAAGAAACTCAAATGGAAATAGACGGACTAGTTGATAGAGAAAAGCTATTAGATATTTCGGGAAGAAATAGAAAACCTCAAATGGAACTTGCAGAGAAATGGGGAATAAAAGATTATCCATCTCCAGCTGGAGGTTGTAAATTAACTGAGCCAGGTTATGCTGTTAGATTGAAAGAAATTTTAAGTAGAAAAGAAGAAGTTACAGAAAAGGATATTCATTTACTTAAATATGGAAGACATTTTATTAGTAATAATACTAAAATAATAGTTTCAAGAACAGCTGAAGAAGGTCAACAAATAAAAGCAGTGTTAAATAAGAAGGATATAATGTTTTTGACAACAAAGTTTAGTGGTGCAATGGTAATAATTCCAGAAGGAAATAACCCAACAGACGAGGATTTGACCTTGGCATGCAGATTGTCTGCAAGATATAGCAAAGGTAAAGATGAAAAATTAGTTGAAGTTAGGTATGGGCAATTCTCAACAAAATTTAGTGAAGCTAAAGAAGTTGAACCTATTACTCAAGAAGAATTAGAGAAATACAATATTAATTAA